The Actinomycetota bacterium genome window below encodes:
- a CDS encoding chemotaxis protein CheA has product VPIIRIAGLFEVREEDPDPTEGIVVLVGENGSSVGLVASELLGQQQTVIKPLGEGVSSTPGVSGGAIMPDGTVGLILDVSGLVRLAHTEGGE; this is encoded by the coding sequence GTGCCGATCATTCGGATCGCGGGCCTGTTCGAGGTACGCGAGGAGGATCCCGATCCGACCGAGGGCATCGTCGTGCTCGTGGGCGAGAACGGTTCGAGCGTCGGGCTGGTCGCCTCCGAGCTGCTCGGTCAGCAGCAGACCGTCATCAAACCGCTCGGCGAGGGCGTGAGCAGCACGCCCGGCGTCTCGGGCGGCGCGATCATGCCCGACGGCACAGTCGGGCTCATTCTCGACGTCTCAGGACTCGTGAGACTGGCACATACGGAGGGGGGTGAGTGA